In one Hypomesus transpacificus isolate Combined female chromosome 18, fHypTra1, whole genome shotgun sequence genomic region, the following are encoded:
- the cntn3a.2 gene encoding contactin-3, translating into MTLPWKQILLLSIIDCVADCLDSGSFHGPRWRMEPGDLFIPIDSLEEEATLTCDARGVPPPQYRWSLNGTLINLGLGGRRRLSGGNLIIQSLDRYQDAGMYQCTAYNTEGSILSRRARLQFAYLDHFKPHTRSAVSVREGQGVVLLCGTPTSSGDLSYAWVFNEYPYFVQQDSRRFVSQETGNLYIAKVETSDVGNYTCVVMNSVTKGKVHSSPTSLVLRTDGVMGEYEPKIEVHFPDNVPAAKGSVVTLECFALGNPVPEITWKRANGIPFPSKVKMKYFNAVLEIPSFQQDDTGGYECVAENKMGKNIATGRLAFHAKPQWIQTMKDTAMAIEERLYWECRANAKPKPSYSWLKNNKILVSEDRIHVDDGILSVSVLTVADAGMYQCMAENKYGVIYFSAELMVLASPPDFTGNLLRALLKAKAGSTVSLECKPQAYPTASIVWKKGNLPIHTSDRVTLSPDGTLRLSNVTKSDAGSYTCFARNRFGTSSTTGRLLVTDPTRITQGPVDMEIMVGESLVLPCQVASDPVLDVTFSWAFNGQLIAKGDRHFEPVGGRLSGDLMVRNIQLIHAGKYICVVDTDVESLSAVAILIVKGPPGPPDTATVEEVTDSTAQLSWSPGRDNGSPITTYLIQARTPFTVGWQRVNTVPEVIEGRTLTATVVDLNAWVEYEFRVLARNSVGVGEPSPSSLKTRTEDAVPDSAPADVGGGGGSRSELVVTWEPVPEEFQNGESFGYIIAFRAFGEVVWTHVATSATGASRYVYRNDSIVPFSPFHVKVGAYNSKGQGPFSPVVTIYSAEEEPSVVPGAVGAQSVSASEIEVTWQSLSFTPERVLGYEVVYWEDDTKPETMGKVRVPSNQTTATVSGLTGNSQYFLTVSAFNTAGTGPFLPAINATTKKPPPGQPPLNVEWTLIGSLLILHWDAVVTMETESEATGYKVSYRRLKHREVSSLTTTNSTAELTLPADDDYIVHIRALSEGGLGPATDAIQIHKLSMSARGSRGWSLNRAPLSLLLAIALSTCRSTS; encoded by the exons ATGAcgttaccatggaaacagaTTCTACTTTTATCAATCATTGACTGTGTGGCAG ACTGCCTGGACAGTGGTTCCTTCCACGGCCCGAGGTGGAGGATGGAGCCTGGAGACTTGTTCATCCCCATCGACTCCCTCGAGGAGGAGGCTACCCTGACGTGCGACGCTAGAGGGGTCCCCCCTCCCCAGTACAG ATGGTCGTTGAACGGGACCCTCATAAATCTGGGACTGGGCGGCCGGCGGCGTCTGTCTGGGGGCAACCTCATTATCCAGAGTCTGGATCGGTACCAGGATGCAGGGATGTATCAGTGTACAGCCTACAACACAGAGGGGTCCATACTCAGCCGGAGAGCCCGTCTGCAGTTTGCCT ACTTGGATCATTTTAAACCCCACACGAGAAGCGCCGTGTCGGTTCGAGAAGGACAAGGAGTTGTGCTTCTGTGTGGAACGCCCACATCCTCTGGAG ACCTTAGCTATGCCTGGGTCTTTAACGAGTACCCGTACTTCGTTCAACAAGACAGCCGACGTTTCGTGTCCCAGGAGACCGGGAACCTGTACATCGCGAAGGTGGAGACGTCGGACGTTGGCAACTACACGTGCGTGGTGATGAACAGCGTGACCAAGGGGAAGGTTCACAGCTCGCCCACCTCGCTGGTCCTCAGGACCGACG GAGTGATGGGTGAATACGAGCCCAAAATAGAAGTTCATTTCCCTGACAACGTACCGGCGGCGAAGGGATCAGTGGTTACGCTGGAGTGTTTTGCTCTTGGGAA tcCGGTCCCTGAGATTACCTGGAAGAGAGCCAACGGTATCCCTTTCCCCAGCAAGGTGAAGATGAAGTACTTCAACGCGGTCTTGGAGATACCCAGCTTCCAGCAAGATGACACTGGTGGCTACGAGTGCGTAGCGGAAAACAAGATGGGCAAGAACATCGCTACAGGTCGTCTCGCCTTCCACG CCAAGCCCCAGTGGATCCAGACCATGAAGGACACAGCCATGGCCATTGAGGAGAGGTTGTACTGGGAGTGCAGAGCCAACGCCAAGCCCAAACCATCCTACAGCTGGCTGAAGAACAACAAGATTCTGGTCTCTGAG GACAGGATTCACGTTGACGATGGCATCTTGTCGGTGTCTGTCCTGACCGTGGCTGATGCTGGGATGTACCAGTGTATGGCGGAGAACAAATACGGTGTCATATATTTCAGCGCTGAGCTCATGGTTTTGG cctctcctccagactTCACAGGGAATCTCCTCAGAGCCCTGCTGAAGGCCAAGGCAGGCAGCACCGTGAGCCTGGAGTGTAAGCCCCAGGCCTACCCCACCGCCAGCATCGTGTGGAAGAAGGGAAACCTGCCCATCCACACCAGTGACAG GGTCACTCTGTCTCCAGACGGAACCCTCAGACTCTCCAACGTCACCAAGTCGGACGCTGGGAGCTACACGTGCTTTGCCAGGAACCGATTTGGAACCTCCAGCACCACCGGCAGACTCCTGGTGACGG ACCCCACCCGGATCACCCAGGGTCCTGTGGACATGGAGATCATGGTGGGAGAGAGTCTGGTGCTTCCCTGCCAAGTCGCCAGCGACCCCGTCCTTGACGTCACCTTCTCCTGGGCCTTCAACGGGCAGCTGATCGCCAAGGGTGACCGCCACTTTGAGCCGGTGGGAGGG AGACTGTCTGGAGATCTGATGGTGAGGAACATCCAGCTTATCCATGCTGGCAAGTACATCTGTGTGGTCGACACAGACGTCGAGAGCCTGTCAGCTGTGGCCATATTGATTGTGAAAG gccccccaggccccccagaCACAGCGACTGTGGAGGAGGTGACAGACAGCACAGCTCAGCTCTCCTGGAGCCCTGGCCGAGACAATGGCAGCCCCATCACCACCTACCTCATCCAGGCGAGAACACCCTTCACTGTGGGCTGGCAAAGAGTCAACACAG TCCCTGAGGTGATAGAAGGGCGCACTCTGACAGCTACGGTGGTGGATCTCAACGCCTGGGTGGAGTATGAGTTTAGGGTGCTGGCCAGGAACAGTGTTGGGGTTGGAGAACCCAGCCCTTCATCTCTGAAGACAAGGACAGAGGATGCAG TTCCTGACTCCGCACCTGCCgacgtggggggagggggaggcagtaGATCAGAGCTGGTCGTCACCTGGGAG CCTGTCCCCGAAGAATTTCAGAACGGTGAGAGCTTCGGTTACATCATCGCCTTCCGGGCCTTTGGCGAGGTCGTGTGGACGCACGTGGCGACCTCGGCGACGGGAGCATCGCGCTACGTTTACCGCAACGACAGCATCGTGCCGTTCTCCCCGTTCCACGTGAAGGTGGGGGCCTACAACAGCAAGGGCCAGGGACCCTTCAGTCCAGTGGTCACCATCTACTCTGCAGAGGAAG AGCCCAGCGTGGTGCCGGGGGCGGTAGGGGCACAGAGTGTCTCTGCCTCCGAAATAGAAGTGACCTGGCAgagtctctccttcaccccggAAAGAGTTCTGGGTTACGAG GTAGTGTACTGGGAAGACGACACCAAACCAGAGACCATGGGCAAAGTGAGGGTGCCTAGCAACCAGACCACAGCGACTGTGAGCGGCCTGACAGGAAACAGTCAGTATTTTCTCACCGTCAGCGCGTTCAACACCGCTGGCACCggccccttcctccctgccatCAACGCCACCACAAAGAAACCAC CACCAGGGCAACCGCCGCTGAACGTGGAATGgactctgattggctctctgcTCATTCTACACTGGGATGCTGTGGTGACAATGGAAACGGAGTCGGAAGCTACTGGCTACAAA GTTTCCTACAGGCGTCTGAAACACCGGGAGGTGAgctccctcaccaccaccaactCCACAGCGGAGCTGACCCTCCCAGCGGATGACGACTACATCGTCCACATCCGGGCGCTCAGCGAGGGAGGGCTGGGCCCTGCCACCGACGCCATCCAGATACACAAGCTGA GTATGAGCGCTCGAGGCTCACGAGGCTGGAGTCTGAAcagagcccctctctctctgctcctcgcCATCGCATTGTCAACATGCAGGTCCACGTCATGA